A genomic stretch from Desulfolutivibrio sulfodismutans DSM 3696 includes:
- a CDS encoding GNAT family N-acetyltransferase: MGLSGLFRSAPNPDLYEAGQLMVLKSYRKRNIPARFSEEALDNLPRRLRIPVIFGEAVCNHLPPQSLLYAHGLAFTGFEAECMPSPTTAREGDVPRNLSLILMFKIFENATRETHTPRAYRAFCQGVYAELALPRVESPSEEPTGRTAADQFHLQGAGLLRLTVTRLGKDFGEAVSAAEAKAGDPGVVQIFLNLGDAAASWAVDVLRDRGYFLGGLLPYWFGSDGLLMQKVRLEPDWAAILVCDPKGAAMRDLIREDYERATCRKHGIA, translated from the coding sequence GTGGGGCTTTCCGGACTGTTTCGCAGCGCCCCCAATCCCGATCTGTACGAGGCCGGGCAACTCATGGTCCTCAAAAGCTACCGGAAACGGAACATCCCCGCGAGATTCAGCGAGGAGGCCCTGGACAACCTGCCCAGGAGGCTGCGGATACCCGTGATCTTCGGCGAGGCCGTCTGCAACCATCTTCCTCCCCAAAGCCTGTTATATGCCCACGGCCTGGCGTTCACCGGATTTGAGGCGGAATGCATGCCCTCCCCCACCACGGCCAGGGAGGGCGACGTGCCCCGCAACCTCTCACTCATTTTGATGTTCAAGATATTCGAAAACGCGACCCGAGAAACGCATACGCCCCGGGCGTATCGCGCGTTTTGCCAGGGGGTTTACGCGGAACTGGCGCTCCCCCGCGTGGAGTCCCCTTCGGAGGAGCCCACAGGCCGCACGGCGGCGGACCAATTCCATCTCCAGGGGGCTGGCTTGCTGCGCCTGACCGTGACCCGGCTCGGCAAGGATTTTGGCGAGGCCGTTTCCGCAGCCGAAGCCAAGGCCGGCGACCCGGGCGTGGTCCAGATATTCCTGAACCTCGGCGACGCGGCGGCGTCCTGGGCCGTGGACGTGCTCCGGGACAGGGGCTATTTTCTCGGCGGGTTGCTGCCGTACTGGTTCGGTTCAGACGGTCTGCTCATGCAGAAGGTCCGCCTGGAACCGGATTGGGCCGCCATCCTGGTCTGTGACCCCAAGGGCGCCGCCATGCGCGATTTGATCCGCGAGGACTACGAGCGCGCCACATGCCGGAAACACGGGATCGCCTGA
- a CDS encoding ThiF family adenylyltransferase, whose protein sequence is MAGEFLNRAAPIFTEAGFAVLRDKVVAIAGLGGVGGGAFLALVRCGVTRFRLAENGVFDPPDMNRQAGAFGHTMGRPKLDVYVELARSINPGVELDCFPEGITGDNLERFLAGADAYVGVIDAEKGHEVKAMTPPLLQKHGLPMFTCGAIGFGSLLVAHEPGGMMPEEFWRLIKEKSDDSRGLLPSFLGDFFNRPAMDRIAGGAASGVIPTTAIGGLAANTLLACEVLVSLLRGTGLVDREPVFAPRFAMVDFLNQNMAVVDVSLGE, encoded by the coding sequence ATGGCCGGTGAATTCCTGAATCGGGCGGCCCCCATCTTCACCGAGGCCGGATTTGCGGTTTTGCGGGACAAGGTTGTGGCCATTGCCGGCTTGGGCGGCGTGGGCGGCGGCGCGTTCCTGGCCCTGGTCCGGTGCGGGGTGACCCGCTTCCGGCTGGCGGAGAACGGCGTTTTCGACCCGCCGGACATGAACCGGCAGGCCGGAGCCTTCGGCCATACCATGGGCCGCCCCAAACTCGACGTCTATGTGGAACTGGCCCGGTCCATCAATCCAGGCGTGGAGCTCGATTGCTTTCCGGAAGGCATCACCGGGGACAACCTCGAACGGTTTCTGGCCGGGGCCGACGCGTATGTCGGCGTCATCGACGCGGAAAAAGGGCACGAGGTCAAGGCCATGACGCCTCCCCTGCTGCAAAAGCACGGTCTGCCCATGTTCACCTGCGGGGCCATCGGCTTCGGCTCCCTGCTGGTGGCCCACGAGCCCGGGGGCATGATGCCGGAGGAATTTTGGCGGCTGATAAAGGAGAAATCCGACGACAGCCGGGGTTTGTTGCCGTCGTTTCTGGGAGACTTCTTCAACCGTCCGGCCATGGACCGCATTGCCGGGGGAGCCGCCTCCGGCGTCATTCCAACCACGGCCATCGGCGGGCTGGCGGCGAACACGCTCCTTGCCTGCGAAGTCCTCGTCTCCCTGTTGCGGGGAACCGGCCTGGTGGACCGAGAACCGGTCTTTGCCCCGCGATTCGCCATGGTGGATTTCCTGAACCAGAACATGGCGGTGGTCGATGTGAGCCTTGGGGAATGA